A DNA window from Deltaproteobacteria bacterium contains the following coding sequences:
- a CDS encoding Uma2 family endonuclease: MVQPSVSYEFTWPFRMNTRRAGLTEEQFMSLCQENPELRLELTAQGELIVMPPVGSEGGWRSGETFLSLGTWAKKDGTGLSFDSSTGFTLPNGGIRSPDASWIKRERWEALSKAQRATFAPICPDFVVEVRSQSDRLPDLKEKMQEYLDNGARLGWLIDPLEKRAYVYRPGQPVETLDDPTILSGDPVLPGFAFHVRELWE; this comes from the coding sequence ATGGTCCAGCCATCTGTCTCGTACGAATTCACTTGGCCGTTCAGGATGAACACTCGGAGAGCCGGGCTAACCGAAGAGCAATTCATGTCGCTCTGTCAGGAGAACCCAGAATTGCGCTTAGAACTCACCGCGCAAGGAGAATTAATCGTGATGCCTCCAGTAGGATCGGAAGGTGGATGGCGTAGTGGCGAAACGTTTTTATCTCTGGGCACCTGGGCGAAAAAGGACGGAACAGGGCTCTCTTTCGATTCGTCTACAGGGTTCACGCTTCCCAACGGAGGCATACGCTCACCGGACGCGTCATGGATAAAGCGTGAGCGATGGGAGGCACTATCCAAGGCTCAGCGCGCGACATTCGCCCCAATCTGTCCTGACTTTGTCGTGGAGGTGCGTTCGCAGTCGGATCGTCTCCCCGACCTGAAAGAAAAAATGCAGGAGTATCTCGATAACGGCGCTCGCTTAGGGTGGTTGATCGATCCTTTAGAGAAACGGGCGTATGTCTACCGTCCTGGCCAACCCGTGGAAACGCTTGATGACCCCACGATCCTGAGCGGCGATCCGGTCTTACCCGGCTTCGCATTTCATGTCCGCGAGCTATGGGAGTGA
- a CDS encoding alpha/beta hydrolase, whose amino-acid sequence MERTVQFYSEGTPCAGTLGVPDDYRPGEKRGAVIFCQGFTGVKEMYLPQNAERLRAEGYITLNFDYRYFGESGGEPRSRLVPMAQVADIRSAMTYMQTLLEANPDRLGLYGTSFGCANVVYTAGIDERAKCIVAVVGPGDCERQFRLGPNFDGFMEKVHRAKAEFVMTGKVTYMQTMRMMARDPGVVAELEKTQSHFPTWRPEVSFESLADIMEFKPESVADRISPRAMLLIHTDKDKLVPLSEAQSIYAKARHPKKLVVLENMVHEDVYHGEGFAQVVQHTNAWLKEHMPARE is encoded by the coding sequence ATGGAACGCACAGTGCAATTCTACAGTGAGGGGACGCCGTGCGCCGGTACCCTAGGAGTTCCAGATGACTATCGACCTGGAGAAAAGCGCGGCGCGGTGATCTTCTGTCAAGGATTTACCGGTGTCAAGGAAATGTACCTCCCGCAGAACGCCGAACGGCTACGCGCGGAAGGGTACATCACGCTGAACTTCGACTATCGCTACTTTGGCGAAAGCGGTGGCGAGCCGCGGAGTCGCCTCGTGCCCATGGCGCAAGTCGCAGACATCCGTAGCGCCATGACCTACATGCAAACCCTTCTGGAAGCGAATCCGGATCGCCTCGGTCTCTATGGGACGAGCTTTGGCTGCGCCAATGTCGTCTACACCGCCGGCATCGATGAACGTGCCAAATGCATCGTAGCTGTGGTCGGTCCGGGGGATTGCGAACGCCAGTTCCGGTTAGGTCCGAACTTCGATGGGTTCATGGAGAAAGTGCACCGCGCCAAAGCCGAGTTTGTCATGACCGGCAAAGTCACCTATATGCAGACGATGCGCATGATGGCGCGCGATCCGGGTGTGGTGGCGGAACTGGAAAAGACCCAGAGTCACTTTCCTACCTGGAGGCCAGAAGTCTCGTTCGAGTCGCTGGCAGACATCATGGAGTTCAAGCCGGAAAGCGTCGCGGATCGCATCTCCCCCCGTGCCATGCTTTTGATCCACACGGATAAGGATAAGCTCGTGCCCCTATCCGAAGCGCAAAGCATATATGCCAAAGCAAGGCATCCGAAAAAATTGGTCGTGTTAGAGAACATGGTCCACGAGGACGTTTACCACGGCGAAGGCTTTGCCCAGGTCGTACAGCACACCAACGCGTGGTTGAAAGAACATATGCCGGCGCGGGAGTAG
- a CDS encoding molybdopterin-dependent oxidoreductase, which yields MSTHTVLTHCTMDCPDTCSLAVTVTDGKIRQIRGTHDHPTTEGFICDKVARFDRRVYHEDRLLYPMRRVGEKGAGRFARISWDEALAEITARFKAITQQWGGEAILPYHYGGSNGLLGDKFLDDVYFAALGSSRMAKTLCAAPSTEVAMGMYGRMPGVAFEDYPHAKCIVIWGANPKATNIHLVPILRQARKNGAFVATVNPIQTFSTQEVDLHLPVFPGTDLPVALAMVRLWKEAERFDLTFLEQHADGLEPLLAAAEHWTVERAAAEARVDPQAIRMLARIYAEATPAIIRTGWGTERNKNGGQALAAILAMPALLGKFGVRGGGYTMSNSGAAQFDVSKIFGPVSWQTRIINQTQLGAVLTEDPQPPIKGLFVYNCNPAATVPDQNAVLRGLARDDLFTVVSEQVMTDTCLYADILLPAVTFLEQQEIRRSYGSYVIGGVQPVIPPRGEAKPNEEVFAALGRAMGWSHEPFTWTTDECMQKIAATLRLDRRPAELAALQAGKNERYDFPGPTPIQFDTTFPRTPDKKAHLTPAVLGRSPFGYQPVAREGFPLALISPSNNKMISSTLGEFNYPELRLAIHPTDAAARGIADGDTVRIFNDLGEVVCRAQMNARIRLGVVSLPKGAWRKSSQNSFTSTALCPADINEVGGGACFNDARVEVEKQR from the coding sequence ATGTCCACCCACACTGTTCTCACCCATTGCACGATGGATTGTCCGGATACGTGCAGTCTCGCCGTCACCGTCACCGACGGCAAAATCCGGCAGATTCGCGGCACGCACGATCACCCTACGACCGAGGGTTTCATCTGCGACAAGGTCGCGCGCTTCGACCGCCGGGTGTACCACGAAGACCGCCTCCTTTACCCCATGCGTCGCGTGGGAGAGAAAGGCGCGGGGAGGTTCGCGCGCATCTCCTGGGACGAAGCCCTCGCGGAAATTACCGCACGCTTCAAAGCCATTACGCAGCAGTGGGGGGGAGAAGCGATCTTGCCGTACCATTACGGCGGATCGAACGGCTTGCTGGGAGACAAGTTCCTCGATGACGTGTATTTTGCCGCTCTAGGCTCGTCCCGGATGGCGAAAACCCTGTGCGCCGCTCCGTCAACGGAAGTCGCCATGGGCATGTACGGACGTATGCCCGGCGTCGCCTTCGAAGATTACCCACACGCCAAGTGCATCGTCATCTGGGGAGCGAATCCCAAGGCCACTAACATTCATCTCGTTCCTATCCTCCGGCAAGCTCGTAAGAATGGGGCATTCGTCGCCACGGTCAATCCCATACAAACCTTCTCTACTCAAGAGGTTGACCTCCATCTGCCGGTGTTCCCGGGCACGGATCTCCCAGTCGCCCTGGCCATGGTTCGTCTGTGGAAAGAAGCGGAACGGTTCGACCTGACCTTTCTCGAACAACACGCCGACGGACTCGAACCGCTACTGGCGGCGGCAGAGCACTGGACGGTCGAACGCGCGGCAGCGGAGGCGCGAGTCGATCCGCAAGCGATTCGCATGCTCGCTCGCATCTACGCGGAAGCCACCCCAGCGATCATTCGCACGGGCTGGGGCACGGAACGCAACAAAAATGGCGGTCAGGCGCTGGCGGCCATTCTGGCCATGCCGGCACTCTTGGGCAAATTCGGCGTGCGCGGCGGTGGCTACACCATGAGCAACAGCGGCGCGGCGCAGTTCGATGTGAGCAAGATCTTCGGTCCAGTCTCATGGCAAACCCGCATCATCAACCAGACGCAGCTCGGCGCGGTGCTGACCGAAGACCCCCAGCCGCCGATCAAAGGGCTGTTCGTGTATAACTGCAATCCTGCCGCCACCGTACCGGACCAGAATGCGGTCCTGCGCGGACTGGCGCGAGACGACTTGTTCACGGTGGTCTCCGAGCAGGTCATGACGGACACCTGTCTGTATGCTGATATTCTTCTACCCGCTGTCACCTTTTTGGAGCAACAAGAAATCCGCCGTTCCTATGGCAGCTACGTCATTGGTGGCGTCCAGCCAGTCATTCCTCCTCGGGGCGAAGCGAAACCGAACGAAGAGGTTTTTGCCGCACTCGGCCGCGCGATGGGCTGGTCGCATGAACCGTTCACGTGGACCACGGACGAGTGCATGCAAAAGATCGCCGCAACGCTGCGGCTGGATCGACGCCCGGCGGAGTTGGCCGCGCTCCAAGCTGGGAAGAATGAGCGCTACGATTTTCCAGGTCCCACCCCGATTCAATTCGACACCACCTTTCCCCGCACCCCGGACAAGAAAGCCCACCTGACTCCTGCCGTATTGGGCCGCTCGCCGTTCGGCTATCAACCGGTCGCGCGGGAGGGCTTTCCGCTCGCCTTGATCAGCCCGAGCAATAATAAGATGATTTCCAGCACCCTGGGCGAGTTTAACTACCCGGAGCTGCGGCTCGCCATTCATCCGACCGACGCTGCGGCGCGTGGCATCGCAGACGGCGATACCGTGCGCATCTTCAACGATCTCGGAGAAGTCGTGTGCCGCGCCCAGATGAACGCGCGGATTCGTCTTGGCGTCGTGTCGCTGCCCAAAGGCGCCTGGCGCAAATCGTCGCAGAACAGCTTCACCTCGACGGCGCTCTGTCCTGCGGACATCAACGAGGTCGGCGGCGGTGCCTGTTTCAACGATGCAAGAGTAGAAGTGGAAAAACAACGTTGA
- a CDS encoding EamA family transporter → MPTWLIFAVLCVGVWGVWGFVAKLTTTQGVHPLTLSAISSITGVVATWLVWFSVQPPFLRSEQLPMTVLTGLCGSLGAVAFFLALSHGRAAIVVPLSALYPAITIMLSLIFLGKQPSVTQGVGIVLALIAAVLLGL, encoded by the coding sequence ATGCCAACTTGGCTCATCTTTGCCGTCCTGTGTGTCGGAGTTTGGGGAGTGTGGGGATTCGTCGCCAAGCTGACCACGACTCAAGGGGTACACCCGCTCACCTTGAGCGCGATTTCCTCGATCACCGGGGTAGTCGCGACCTGGCTCGTGTGGTTCTCCGTGCAGCCGCCTTTTCTTCGCAGCGAGCAGCTCCCGATGACGGTTTTGACCGGGCTCTGCGGCAGCCTTGGCGCGGTGGCGTTTTTTCTCGCACTGAGCCATGGACGCGCGGCGATTGTCGTGCCACTGTCCGCACTCTACCCAGCTATTACCATTATGTTGAGTTTGATTTTTCTCGGCAAGCAGCCCTCGGTCACCCAAGGGGTTGGCATCGTCTTGGCGCTGATTGCGGCTGTGCTGCTGGGACTGTAA
- a CDS encoding OsmC family protein, translated as MTPSGGFRHAVAKNSSASFTVQVQAGRLAWTLDEPESMGGAGAAPDPVTSFLGALCGCLLISLQITARARHVPIMSATASARANEKGFVKTVEVELTVYSNAPEDKLRTIVERAEKGCYIKGLLKESIEYRLHLTIAPTP; from the coding sequence ATGACGCCCTCGGGCGGTTTTCGTCATGCCGTCGCTAAGAATTCGAGTGCCTCGTTTACCGTGCAGGTCCAGGCCGGAAGATTGGCTTGGACTCTCGATGAACCGGAGTCGATGGGAGGTGCCGGAGCAGCGCCAGATCCAGTGACATCTTTCCTAGGAGCCTTATGCGGTTGCTTGTTGATCTCGCTGCAAATCACCGCCCGCGCCCGCCACGTGCCGATTATGAGCGCGACCGCTTCGGCACGAGCGAACGAAAAAGGCTTTGTCAAAACGGTCGAGGTCGAGCTGACCGTCTACAGCAACGCTCCAGAAGACAAGCTGCGCACAATAGTCGAACGCGCGGAGAAGGGGTGTTACATCAAAGGCCTCTTAAAAGAGAGCATCGAATACCGCCTGCACCTCACGATCGCCCCGACGCCATGA
- a CDS encoding redoxin domain-containing protein, translating to MDIGLGIALLAGFLSFASPCVLPIVPGYLTFITGMSFDELTDRRGGSQVVVGALIKSLPFVLGFSLVFIALGASASAVGTLLRENLGLMKTVAGLGIMLLGLHLAGVIRIPVLLQEKRLSGEPAAPGVGRAFVAGILFAFGWTPCVGPILAGILTMAATSETLDRGVLLLASYSLGLGVPFVLSAAFLNGFLSLFKGVKIYLRQVELVSGLLLVLVGMLIFSDKLSWVSSRLAFLNPEELLVSEESADPVPPAAAEVTEKAGGSYGDYDFSLTSVDGEPLRLSDYRGKVVLVNFWATWCGPCVVETPSLVRVYNKYKNKGFAVIGVALQSEEDGVKNFIKQYQVPYAMGRDTTNEIGLRYQVFALPSSFLFSSEGKVKRAFTGFVTESALEKELQKLLGSADAAPPPEGVSYTVEPHSAPRAPQQH from the coding sequence ATGGATATCGGTCTTGGGATCGCCCTCCTGGCTGGTTTTCTCTCCTTCGCTTCTCCGTGTGTGCTGCCGATCGTGCCTGGGTATCTGACCTTTATTACCGGCATGAGTTTCGACGAACTCACCGACCGGCGTGGCGGTTCGCAAGTAGTGGTCGGTGCGCTGATCAAAAGCTTGCCTTTTGTCCTTGGCTTCTCGCTGGTCTTTATCGCTTTAGGGGCGTCGGCGTCCGCAGTTGGGACTCTCCTCCGCGAGAATCTCGGACTGATGAAAACAGTGGCCGGCCTGGGCATCATGCTACTGGGGTTGCATTTGGCTGGTGTGATCCGCATTCCGGTTTTGCTCCAAGAAAAGCGTTTGAGTGGAGAGCCGGCCGCGCCTGGTGTCGGTCGCGCCTTTGTCGCTGGCATTTTGTTCGCCTTCGGGTGGACACCGTGCGTCGGGCCGATCCTCGCCGGTATTTTGACTATGGCGGCGACCTCCGAGACCCTAGATCGGGGCGTGTTGCTGCTGGCTTCGTATTCGCTTGGCCTTGGCGTTCCTTTCGTGCTTTCCGCCGCTTTCCTGAATGGCTTCCTCTCGCTGTTCAAAGGCGTGAAGATATATTTGCGTCAGGTCGAGCTGGTGAGTGGATTGCTGCTTGTCTTAGTCGGCATGCTGATTTTTTCCGACAAACTCTCGTGGGTGTCCTCGCGGCTGGCCTTCCTTAACCCCGAAGAATTGTTGGTGAGCGAAGAGTCGGCAGACCCCGTGCCGCCCGCGGCTGCTGAAGTCACGGAAAAAGCCGGCGGGTCCTATGGAGATTACGATTTTTCTTTGACCTCGGTCGATGGCGAGCCGTTACGGCTGTCCGACTATCGGGGTAAAGTCGTGTTGGTGAATTTTTGGGCGACGTGGTGCGGCCCGTGCGTAGTGGAAACCCCCTCTCTCGTCCGTGTGTACAATAAGTACAAGAACAAGGGATTCGCAGTCATCGGTGTGGCGCTGCAAAGCGAAGAAGATGGCGTGAAGAATTTCATCAAGCAATATCAAGTGCCGTATGCGATGGGCAGAGACACCACCAATGAAATCGGCTTGCGCTATCAGGTTTTTGCCTTGCCGAGCAGTTTTCTTTTTTCTTCCGAAGGCAAGGTCAAACGCGCCTTCACCGGATTTGTCACCGAATCCGCCTTGGAGAAGGAACTGCAAAAACTCCTTGGTTCGGCGGATGCCGCGCCGCCGCCGGAAGGGGTGTCGTATACCGTCGAGCCTCACAGCGCGCCGCGAGCTCCACAGCAGCACTAA
- a CDS encoding L-2-amino-thiazoline-4-carboxylic acid hydrolase, translated as MAISLLEQRQIEANVLVPMIKAFQAEFGVEQTNAVARRVITALARKHGEAIAAGQGDGNPIEQMASGLSRFSAGGALAVEEVEHSSDAYAFNITHCGYAEFYKKMGVPELGFLLSCSRDFALTEGMNPDLQLTRTQTIMQGASHCDFRFRLKTAKS; from the coding sequence ATGGCAATCTCATTGTTGGAACAACGGCAAATCGAAGCGAACGTATTGGTGCCCATGATTAAGGCGTTTCAAGCCGAGTTCGGGGTCGAGCAAACCAATGCCGTCGCACGCAGGGTCATCACCGCACTTGCCCGCAAACATGGGGAAGCCATCGCTGCCGGGCAAGGAGACGGCAACCCCATAGAGCAGATGGCCTCGGGGCTGTCTCGCTTCTCCGCCGGCGGCGCGCTCGCCGTGGAAGAAGTCGAACATTCCTCCGACGCGTACGCCTTCAATATCACCCATTGCGGGTATGCGGAGTTCTACAAAAAGATGGGCGTCCCCGAACTGGGATTTCTGCTCTCCTGTAGTCGGGATTTCGCGCTGACGGAAGGCATGAACCCAGACCTGCAGCTCACCCGCACGCAAACCATCATGCAGGGAGCGAGTCATTGCGATTTCCGTTTCCGCTTGAAAACGGCAAAAAGCTGA
- a CDS encoding MFS transporter, producing the protein MKNTAAPAGIFYGWWMVIVCCVTMAVGPILITGTFSIFIKPLAEEFGWSRGAISFGFSLVAGIIAFYAPVLGSFVDRFGPRRVILYGAVVFGAGFCSFWFLTASLWHFYATYLLTAFGGASLTSIPFATAIANWFTYRRGIALGVMGVGVFLGGMYAPPLVTYIIGTAGWREAYVTLGILIWVVALPVTGFLLVDRPQQLGLQPLQAPETATSYTATTHIERGRDLTLAEARRTSAFWCMAISFGLLSGVSHAGITHFAPLLTDKGITPQQAALALMLLSGMGVLGRVIAGYLVDRIPPHLVAAGLFFGVVAGLFAAFHANDIRFALLFAAMIGLGFGAETDLMPYLIGHHFGLSSFGKIFGWVYGVFAFGGMAGPFLMGRIFDTTGSYDLALTILIPATVIGAALMLPLGRSDAMLRVQSAELGA; encoded by the coding sequence ATGAAGAACACGGCTGCGCCCGCAGGCATATTCTACGGTTGGTGGATGGTCATCGTGTGTTGCGTCACCATGGCCGTCGGTCCCATCCTCATCACCGGCACCTTCAGCATCTTCATTAAACCATTGGCGGAAGAGTTCGGCTGGAGTCGCGGCGCGATCTCGTTCGGGTTCTCTTTGGTCGCCGGCATCATCGCCTTCTACGCTCCGGTGCTCGGCTCGTTCGTCGATCGGTTCGGTCCGCGCAGGGTGATCCTCTACGGCGCGGTGGTGTTCGGTGCCGGGTTTTGTTCCTTCTGGTTTCTGACCGCTTCCCTCTGGCATTTCTATGCCACTTACCTGCTGACGGCGTTCGGTGGCGCGAGCCTGACCTCCATTCCCTTCGCTACAGCAATTGCCAACTGGTTCACGTACCGGCGCGGCATTGCGCTGGGCGTCATGGGCGTCGGCGTCTTTCTCGGCGGCATGTATGCGCCGCCGCTCGTCACCTACATCATCGGCACGGCGGGCTGGCGCGAGGCATACGTCACATTAGGCATCTTAATCTGGGTGGTGGCTTTGCCAGTCACCGGGTTTTTGCTCGTAGATCGCCCGCAGCAACTCGGCTTGCAACCGCTACAAGCCCCGGAGACAGCGACAAGTTATACAGCAACTACCCATATCGAGCGTGGACGCGATCTGACGCTAGCGGAGGCCAGACGGACAAGCGCCTTCTGGTGCATGGCGATCAGCTTCGGTCTCCTCAGCGGAGTCTCGCATGCCGGCATCACACATTTTGCACCGCTGTTGACCGACAAGGGAATCACGCCCCAACAGGCTGCCTTGGCGCTCATGCTCTTGTCGGGGATGGGCGTCCTCGGCAGGGTGATCGCCGGCTACCTGGTGGACCGCATACCGCCACATCTGGTCGCCGCCGGGTTGTTTTTCGGCGTCGTCGCCGGGCTCTTCGCCGCCTTCCACGCCAACGATATCCGTTTCGCCTTGCTCTTCGCCGCCATGATTGGACTCGGTTTCGGCGCGGAGACCGATTTAATGCCCTACCTTATCGGCCACCATTTCGGTCTCTCTTCCTTCGGGAAAATCTTCGGCTGGGTGTACGGAGTGTTCGCGTTCGGCGGTATGGCCGGCCCGTTTTTAATGGGGCGGATATTCGATACCACCGGCTCTTACGATCTCGCGCTCACAATCTTGATTCCCGCTACTGTCATCGGTGCCGCGCTGATGCTGCCATTGGGCAGAAGCGACGCCATGCTACGGGTCCAAAGTGCCGAACTGGGCGCATAA
- a CDS encoding class I SAM-dependent methyltransferase encodes MDIDFGKTAQDYGRHRAGFPDALFTRLAAFGIGSPEQRVLDLGTGTGTLARGFARRGCTVTGLDPSTPLIEEAQRLDQEAGVSTQYVIAKAEQTGLPDASFDVVTAGQCWHWFDRPKAAQEVRRLLVPHGRLVIAHFDWIPLPDNVVEATEKLIEQHNPEWKLSGGRGIYSRWLGDVAIAGFQNLETFSFDEFTPYSHEAWRGRIRASAGIAASLPLEQVAKFDAALQRLLQERFPADPLAVHHRVFALICQAPPEASDH; translated from the coding sequence ATGGACATCGATTTCGGCAAAACCGCACAGGATTATGGTCGCCATCGAGCGGGGTTTCCAGATGCGCTGTTTACACGTCTCGCCGCCTTTGGTATCGGCTCACCGGAGCAGCGGGTGCTGGATCTTGGGACCGGCACAGGAACACTCGCACGCGGGTTTGCCCGGCGTGGCTGTACGGTCACGGGGCTCGACCCTTCCACTCCGCTCATCGAAGAAGCCCAGCGCCTAGACCAAGAGGCTGGTGTCAGCACTCAATACGTCATCGCCAAAGCCGAGCAGACCGGGCTCCCGGATGCCAGTTTCGATGTAGTCACGGCGGGACAATGCTGGCATTGGTTCGATCGTCCCAAAGCGGCGCAAGAAGTCCGTCGCCTCCTCGTTCCCCACGGTCGGTTGGTCATCGCCCACTTCGATTGGATTCCCCTGCCCGACAACGTCGTCGAAGCGACAGAGAAACTGATCGAGCAGCACAATCCGGAATGGAAGCTGAGCGGCGGCAGAGGCATCTATTCGCGCTGGCTCGGCGACGTTGCTATCGCCGGCTTTCAGAACCTCGAGACGTTTTCATTCGATGAGTTCACCCCGTACTCTCACGAGGCTTGGCGCGGACGCATCCGCGCCAGCGCCGGCATCGCGGCCAGCTTGCCTCTGGAACAAGTTGCCAAATTCGACGCCGCTCTCCAGCGACTGCTCCAAGAACGCTTCCCCGCCGATCCGCTGGCCGTGCACCACCGCGTCTTCGCCCTCATCTGCCAAGCGCCACCGGAGGCATCGGATCATTGA
- a CDS encoding phosphotransferase family protein: MNPSTQDKILSYLQTKLPQAQDLSLSQFTHSPGGWSHEIYIFYAHWKEDGREVTRGMCLRKDPGVGLLRNLSDLTEQYRVIQALEPTSAPTPKVYWYEEDPSLLGGPFFIMEKVEGEVPNPWSKAGKQYYAEAAKRGKLPGSFTEALASLHNLDWKAAGLDFLGVPGPGNDFALREIAKWESLIQQSLRKPEPVLTEVLMWLKANAPKTQRLAFVHGAYRTGNLIVKNDAISAIIDWELQVIGDPMYDVAYVLSDLNREGSPLLSCVVEREFFLDYYQKLTGLTVDLDVCRYYNILYMMRSTAFWLSASGLFAEGKNKDLRLARTTYSVPVVLNMAAKALGF, encoded by the coding sequence ATGAACCCATCCACCCAAGACAAAATTCTCTCCTATCTGCAAACCAAACTCCCGCAAGCGCAAGACTTGTCGCTCTCGCAGTTCACCCATAGTCCAGGCGGCTGGTCGCATGAGATCTACATCTTCTACGCCCACTGGAAAGAAGACGGCCGAGAAGTCACACGCGGCATGTGCCTGCGCAAAGATCCCGGTGTCGGTCTCCTGCGGAACTTGTCGGACCTCACCGAGCAATACCGTGTCATCCAAGCGTTAGAGCCGACCTCAGCTCCAACGCCCAAAGTCTATTGGTACGAAGAAGATCCTTCCCTCCTTGGTGGACCCTTCTTCATCATGGAAAAGGTCGAAGGCGAAGTGCCCAACCCCTGGTCCAAGGCAGGGAAACAGTACTACGCCGAAGCTGCCAAGCGCGGCAAACTGCCAGGGAGCTTCACCGAAGCCTTGGCGTCGCTGCACAATCTCGACTGGAAAGCGGCCGGCCTCGATTTCCTCGGCGTCCCCGGCCCTGGCAACGACTTTGCCTTGCGCGAGATCGCCAAGTGGGAGTCCTTGATTCAACAGTCGTTGCGCAAACCCGAGCCCGTCCTGACCGAGGTGCTCATGTGGCTCAAGGCCAACGCGCCGAAAACCCAACGCCTCGCCTTCGTGCACGGCGCCTATCGTACTGGCAACCTGATCGTGAAAAACGATGCGATCTCGGCGATCATCGATTGGGAGTTACAAGTTATCGGCGACCCGATGTATGACGTGGCCTATGTCCTCTCCGACCTGAACCGCGAGGGTTCACCGCTTTTATCGTGCGTGGTCGAACGCGAGTTTTTCCTCGACTACTACCAGAAACTCACGGGCCTGACGGTGGACCTCGACGTCTGCCGCTACTACAACATTCTGTACATGATGCGCAGCACCGCTTTTTGGTTGAGCGCTTCGGGGCTCTTCGCGGAAGGCAAAAATAAAGACCTCCGCCTCGCGCGTACGACCTATTCCGTGCCGGTAGTGCTCAATATGGCGGCCAAGGCATTGGGGTTTTAG
- a CDS encoding tetratricopeptide repeat protein, whose product MGNDISSSPPPVTSRERKLAAVRKADGQVRVTAQLIDALQDHHLWTERYDRPLKDIFALQDEIVQKIVTTLKLQLSLWEQGVLVRKTTDNLAAYDYYLRERESALHAWVETKKEANIQAQQLLEKAVELDPTYAEAYAALGLTYSNDWFLGWNRDFAQTVDRAFEVASKAVAIDDTLSRSHAILGFAYLWRKQYDQAIAEAQRAVTLDPNDANAYVNLAESLRFAGRSEEAIGLVEKAMRLNPQYPTWYLTSLGMNYRATGRYEEAVVPLKKAATLNPNFWVARANLAACYAELGRLEEARSEAMEVLRLAPNFSLEVLKQVLPYKDPAEVERFFASLRKAGLK is encoded by the coding sequence ATGGGCAATGACATTTCCTCTTCGCCTCCACCGGTAACGAGTCGCGAGCGCAAGCTGGCCGCAGTGCGCAAGGCGGACGGGCAGGTGCGGGTGACGGCGCAGTTGATCGACGCGCTGCAGGACCATCACTTGTGGACCGAACGCTATGATCGTCCCTTGAAGGACATCTTCGCCTTGCAAGATGAGATTGTGCAGAAGATTGTGACGACGTTGAAACTCCAGCTCTCACTTTGGGAGCAAGGGGTGCTGGTGCGCAAAACTACGGACAATCTGGCCGCTTACGATTATTACTTGCGGGAGCGGGAGTCTGCTCTTCACGCCTGGGTGGAGACAAAGAAAGAAGCGAATATCCAAGCGCAGCAACTGCTCGAAAAAGCTGTTGAGTTAGACCCGACCTATGCCGAGGCATACGCAGCTCTGGGGCTGACCTACTCTAACGATTGGTTCCTTGGATGGAATCGGGACTTTGCCCAAACCGTGGATCGAGCTTTTGAAGTAGCGAGCAAGGCCGTTGCCATAGATGACACCCTTTCCAGATCTCACGCTATACTGGGCTTTGCCTATCTATGGAGAAAGCAGTATGACCAGGCTATCGCTGAAGCACAGCGGGCAGTAACTCTCGATCCTAACGATGCTAATGCCTATGTGAATCTGGCGGAGAGTCTACGCTTTGCCGGGCGGTCGGAGGAAGCCATAGGGCTGGTCGAGAAAGCGATGCGTCTCAACCCGCAATATCCGACTTGGTATCTCACTTCTTTAGGCATGAACTATCGCGCGACGGGACGGTATGAGGAGGCGGTGGTGCCCCTGAAAAAAGCTGCCACTCTCAACCCCAATTTCTGGGTTGCACGCGCCAACCTGGCTGCCTGCTATGCGGAGTTAGGCCGGCTGGAGGAGGCTCGGTCTGAGGCGATGGAAGTTTTGCGGCTCGCTCCCAATTTCTCTTTAGAAGTGTTAAAGCAAGTGCTCCCCTACAAGGATCCGGCAGAAGTCGAGCGCTTTTTTGCCAGCTTGCGCAAGGCGGGGCTCAAGTAA
- a CDS encoding retropepsin-like domain-containing protein — protein sequence MRIDGEWLLCDDAMVRPIIRGEILARDGSWQAIEFLVDTGADRTVLSAATLEVLHLQSSVTQDRLGGVGGIADAVVVETEIRFYRETNTTVVFRGQYAAIPDLNALDTSVLGRDIMSLFSVIVDQPSGIVCLLGQRHRYTIEQV from the coding sequence ATGCGCATCGACGGTGAGTGGTTGCTGTGTGATGATGCCATGGTACGGCCTATAATCCGCGGAGAGATTCTGGCTCGCGATGGCTCCTGGCAAGCAATTGAATTTCTGGTTGATACAGGCGCTGACCGCACCGTGCTCAGTGCAGCCACCCTAGAGGTGCTTCATCTTCAATCCAGTGTGACTCAAGATCGTCTTGGCGGCGTAGGCGGCATAGCGGATGCAGTTGTTGTAGAGACCGAGATCCGATTCTATCGAGAAACAAACACAACCGTGGTATTCCGTGGCCAGTATGCTGCCATTCCTGACCTTAATGCGCTCGACACGAGCGTGTTAGGGCGAGACATCATGAGCTTGTTCTCGGTGATCGTTGATCAGCCCAGTGGTATCGTCTGCTTACTTGGGCAACGACATCGCTACACGATTGAGCAGGTTTGA